Part of the Haliotis asinina isolate JCU_RB_2024 chromosome 8, JCU_Hal_asi_v2, whole genome shotgun sequence genome is shown below.
GGACCCAAGTATGTGGTCAGAATGTAAAGGAGTTTTGACAGGCGTAGTCTTGGTCACCAGAGTTCTACAATGGcagcacagtgtttcatatgtcAGGGTGGAAATGCAAATGGCAGGTTAGTAGTATCAATATCGTATGAACGATTATGTTATAAATCAGTTATGCCACGTGTATGAAGAACTACAATTGTGGGGGTCAAACACCAGTCCATTGTATATTACTGTACTCTATCGTACTCCACTACTACAGCAAAAGTAAGCTTCGGGTATCTAAACCAACAAGCAAGGTGGGACGTGGGGCTTTTTGGACTAATAATAATGTAGGatttaaatatgtataaatacaTATTCTATCGGATAAGGGTAACTGAAAAATAACATATGCTTGGTCAGTCTTTTTAAATAATACATTCCCTACCAAAACTGACAAGAGAGACATGCCcgaaaaacaatttcaaaataggaCGTGATCACCATTTGCGTGATATACAGACAATGCAGCGGATATAATACCAGGCCTAAAACTGATCAGACTAGACAAACGTTACCAGCTGGTTTTGATCCTGTCGTAGGCGTTAACCATATTCTCCCATTTCTTTCTGTTGACAAAGACGGCTATGACAGGCAACATGTGGTCAGACATTATCATAGGGGAATTTCGACGTtatgtttccattccattccATTAGCCATAACCACTGATGAGTTTTCCTACACATTATATTGCCAGCATGACAATTCACCTCTCAAGCCCGAGTTACACAAGCGAATGTAAAAGGATCGATGAGAGTTGCCTAAAGCTCTTCTGTGCTCTTCTGAGGTATCTGaacaaatatattatatattaacgACAAATAGAATGAACAATTATTGGCTACAAAATAATCTCGGGTACGTAGATCCATATCTTGTGCATCAACTATGATGGTCGACACACTGATAGCACGCCATACTCATGATTAAATTGCGTCTGGTTGGCCATAATATTGTCCCCCCAGTCGGCCCTAAACGCAACTCCATGCTGGGTTACATTGGTGTAAAATGTTACCGGCGCACATTCAATGACATTCTTGTTGGGACAAGTCAGGGTCGCTAGCAGGCCAGTAATATGTCTGTCAGCGACCTTTTCGTCGGAGATAGTTGGTGACAGCTAGAATGTAATTAAACAAATTGGTTTATGAGACAGTAACGTTTTTCTTAAACTCCAGTCTTGAGTCACTGAACCAATATGAACACATAATTACTCAGTCACAGATTACATTTTACAAACCTTGCCAGGTAAAAGTAATGGTTAAATAGACATGATTAAcagagtttatttttatgtttctagAACAAACCAAATCTTATCATACTTTACACTGTCCTTTTGATGGTAGGTCCATAAAGTTGCAAAGTGAATCTCTACAAAGTACAAAGTACTGCAAACCGTAGATAATAACGTAAACTACCCAATAATATCGGTGAATAAAAGAAACTAAaaatgagtgtattgtttccTTTTCCTaaaaatctgtatatatatacacacacaatgaAATCTTTTTCTGAGGAGAGATGTTCCCGATCTTACATATATTCCTCTCCTATAACTATCCATGTATTTCATTGAGACCAAGTCACATTGGATCCTAAATACAACCTGGTCTACCATAAGCCCTACATTTGTCTCAAACTAAGACCCTCAACATGCAGTCGACAATCCATATAACACAGAGTTAATTAGTTTTATAGTAGATATTTAAACCATTTTAAACcattttaattatatttatacacTGTGAAGGCCATTACATAATAACGACAATGTCTACAGCATAATTCGAGGTTTTTGCCCGCAAGACTGAACCCAGTGTGCTCACTCCATTTAACTCTGTTATATACACGCTTAACTAACAGGGATTATATCCAGGAGCGGTATGGTAACTTTGACATAATGCCACTCAACGAAGCGTGCATATCCTTTGTAGAATGTTCCATTCAAACTACCTGTGCAGATGGAGGGGCCGTGAGTACTTGCAACGGGATTAGACTCCGTGTTCATGTATGGCTGGATCTAAACCTTCAGGGCTTACGAAATATTCTAATCGCTGGCTTTTTGAGCCTCTTGTACTTCTGACACACTGAATGTGATATGTTCCAGTCACTTTGGTTTATGTATGGTAATGTAGTGTCGTCACATTAGTTGTGTTGTGCGTTGGTGGTAAGAAGGTTTCAGTGATAGGAGGGATGGACACAGGGATCGTAAATAAACCTAACTAATGTATGATGTGTACATTGTGTTGATACAATGATACCGGTACGTATGCATAGGTGTCATTTTGTAGCCGGTGATTTAACACGTTCTCAAATAGCAACGCTTTTGGTATTTCATGTCAGTGAACTGGCAGTCAGGTCAGAGGTGTTAAGAGTTGATTCTGAAGCTGAAACAAGATGTTGAAAGAAGTAGGTGTGAAaaccaaaaataaaacaaaaataaaaaaaaaacaccaaaaaaataaaataaaataaaataaaaaaaagaaaaaaaaacagcaaagAATTGTGTTGTAATTAACAGTTTTCTTCTAAACTTAACTAACTTCACACATTAGTAGAAATCAGTTCAAAGGTAACACTATTGCAGGACAGAATAGAGGGTCAGTACAAATTTAGAGGTAGTATAGAACAAGAACAGTGCTGATAGCAATACAGCCAATGATGGTGATATTCAGTTCTCCGTAACAATGGCCCTACGTGTAAAGTATTGTCCTTGGTAGGGTGTACTAACATCGCACAAAATGCTGGTCTTCTGGTAACTTGAGATGTAACTTTAGGCGAGAGACAATAGTCAGCTCACCTCATATAGATTTTAATCAGATCTAGATAACTCTATCTTTGCCATAGAAATATACTGCTCTGCGTTATACTGTAAGGCAAAGGAAACGTAATATTGGAAATTACATTGAAGTATCATTGCAGTATTTGAACCTATATTTCAAACTATACACCGGAGGATACCTTGACTTTGTTATATGTCAATACTCCGTTGTACTTCAATGTATAACGACGACGTTTCGTTTGCCTTTCAGTACATTATGTGTTCAAATTGTCAGCGTCAGTGTACGTTTATACACTTCCCTCACGGGCTCAGTGTACACGTGCATGCAGTTATATTTCGTATGACGTGAAGAATTCTGATTCTTACAGGAGGTCATGGAGGACGATTCAGACTCCCAGAAGACGCTAGAGTCAGTTGCAACATCTCCAACACCAGTCGCGTCTGATGTTGGGTCAAGGTTGGAACATGGAAGCAGGTCAATTCGTGATCCAGCTTCTGCCTCTGAAATGTCCTGGGCAGACGACCCTGATCTTGGTATGGCAACAGACGACCCTGACCTTGACATGGCAGAAGACGATGCTGACTTTGACATCGCAGAAGACAATGCAGTATCACTGTCCAGTGCAAAGTCGAAGAGGACACCATCACAAAAAGGTCGAAATGAAATGTAATCATATGTGGAAAGTGGAAGTGATGTAAATAACATTTTGGCATTCTTTTAGGGCCTTTTTAGTTTAGATCGATGAGGGGCTTTTGGGGAGTATATGTAATAGTATTCCTTCTGAAACCCGTTTTTAAAGACTGCTTTTTTCAGGTAGTGCACGTCTGGCCAGACGGGGCATGGCAGACATTGAACGCGAGGCAGAGGAGATGCGTAACATTCTCATCACACAATATGGTCTGGACATGTCTGATGAGGTCGTATGTGACGTCAGCGAGTCCGAGTCGGAATCAGACGAAGAGCGTGAGGTTGACTACGACACTGACCTCGACATGGACATGGACAGTAAGTAGTGTCACGTGTCCTTCTGGATCGTGAACGTGACGCCGTTTGtaaatgtactgtatatatACTATTCACATTCAGtaggatttacaagattgataaaacgCAAATGATGAGGCCAAGGAGGAGGCAGAAGGTGAAGAGAAAtttagggaaaatgtgacaatttattcctttccttggaaatgtttcatctgtattgaTATTTATTACTCTTTCTTATATGCATTGACTAGAGGGATGcccgcaaaatggaatatctcctacttcttttgaatggtatatatcacatcatgtcAGGTAAAAGTAGGAGACCCTGATGTCACGCAATGTTTCGACGTTGAAGAGTATGATGCTGACGAACACAGCATCATATTTAGGATTGTTAGTCCATGTTGGATACATGAACCAAAGTGTTTAAATTCAAGCAAAATCAGTACATCATTGTTTATGTTGAATACATTTCCGTGCAAACTACATGTTAGGTTCACAAATAATGCAGGTATTTCTGCCCAAACAGAGTGGTTGAACGCCGACCAACTTCGTCTCAAGGATGATCTCACGGGTGAGCGACGGTACACGGCAGCATGTGACGCCATGGGAGTCACGCCCGCCACCTACTTCGTCAAACACATCACCGACCAGGAGGTGCATATGAGATTCCATGGACTCGGCCCCCGGGGAGCCAAAGCCATGTGTGTCCCTCTCAGGGTGAGTACCTAAAGGCTTCGTTATGTATCAATATGTCTTAAAGTTTCGGTATTTATTGTGTCGGCATTGATCATCTCTATCTCTGTTTAAGACCAACAGTAAGATCGAGAAGCTGGATCTGGAGGGTAACTGGATTGATGAGGCAGGTTGTGGGAGTATGGCCGAAATGCTGAGAGACAACATCTATATCACGGAGCTGGTGAGTAGAATAAACTGCTATACGCTTGCTGATTCCTGGTGAGAGCCAGTATTGTTGGGGATTAAGGATTCATAGATGTCTGGTGCTAGCCACATACAGTACCATTGTGTTCTGTAGTCAAAGACGAAGATGACGGTTGTTTCAGATTCTGTCGGAGAACAAGATCGGCAGTACAGGCGCTCTGTCTATGTGTGAGATTCTCATGAAGAATGATACCATCACAAAGCTGGACCTCTCAGGTAAGCCACCAGTACCAATGTAGATCCCCGATCTGCAACCTAACTCTTTCCCTGTTTATTTTGGCAAAGTGGTTccattctgatttatcaatCCTCGTTTGCAGGTAACGACATAAAAGATTCGGCGGCAGAGAACATATGCCAGATGTTAAAGGTAAGATTTTTAGGGTCTTGTTCTTAAAGAACATGAGATCCATACATAACAATAATCTTCCTTggataaaatatactgaacagcaaaagaaaagcaagtctgtttttttgtcaagtttttaatggAAGACAAAAGCACGAACAgctacttttatgagatttcatttttgtttcgaaatttgcgtttcttttgctgttcagtatttgTGTTTATGGGCGGTAGGAAAGGAGTTATATGTAACTAGTAAAGATAACTAATGTGACTAGCTTCAATGAATCTGAATCGGCAATGTTCGAATTGATATTGGAGCAGCTACAGGACATCaagtgtatgtgtgcatacacactgTGACAGGTTGAATCTGTGAGAGGATAATTTATGCTACAGACCCTTCCTCTTCCAAAGACAGAGTACCTCACCATTAGAAAACCATAAAAAGAAACAGTAAAAACACGAACCCTCACCAGATCGTTGTAAAGATCTAATAGGAAAAAAAAGCTAAAATAGGGAACTGCATTTGACAgaattgaaatattttctgaGACCATGAATGCTGGTACCTCTCTTGAACAACATCTGAGCAAATTGCATAGGTCGCTTTTCGAAATCTTGGTGAATGGAGCACTCGATTGCACCTCAaaaattgtgaaatgtaaaGCAAGATTCTAATGTGTATCACTAACAGCAAAAATAACACCAGAAacctaactgaaacaaaacgGAAACTTATGTTTCAGTTAAGTTTCCGGATCGTTTCTTTACATTTCATTCAAGTTTCCGGGAAATGGAAACTCACAAGTTACAAAGAATCCGGTAGGGCTTCAGCGAGTTCCGTTACCCAGATTTCAGTAGGggctccagtgagtttccgttacccagattcctgtGCTACTACATGATAGGAAACAGAATACTTCACTACTGTCGATTGACCACATATCTTTATCAAACAGGTCACTTTGTCATTGCTGGAAACTATTACGTTAAACATTCCTTAATAAATACGATATTGAACGGTTTCCAATGCTTTCCCGCACTGTTATCAGTCAGGTAAATTCACTATTTTGCAGTGACCATCGTGATTCTTGAACCTTTAGAAAACAATACTCCACAACTTCCATCTGCACGTCATATTACACGATACCTATTACACAGAGGATTCATTTCAAGCTGTATATAATGTTAACGGCGACATAACATGAGTGACCGTCTTGATGTAAGGCCCCCGGAAGGGAACCCCACACGAATTAATTAACTGTGTAAGTCAACACCTTCAGAAATAAGACATAGGCGTAAACGAGAGTTGGTCTGTCaaggttgtgtttgttgtgcAGAAGAACACATCACTCCGTCACCTGTTCCTCAGCCACAACCACTTCGAGGAGGAGGGTGCTCTCCACTTCAAGGAGGCGCTCTCATACAACGAATCCTTGGAGACTCTGGACCTTAGCTGGAACAGGTTCAGGACACGAGGGGCCATCTACATAGCCGAGGGGGTTCAGGTAGGTCGACTGATTGGTCGACTGAAggttgttttacgctgcacccagcaatattccagctataaggcggcggtcggtaaataatcgagtcttgaccagataatccagtgatcattatGAACTTcagtctacgcaattgggatacaatgatatgtatcaaccaggtcagcgagcctgaccaccctatcccgttagtcgccttttacgacaagcatggattactgaagaccaattcaaacccggatcttcacgagtcgaACTAGTCAAGCAACCGAATGGTATACGAAACCCTCAGATACTTTGTTGGTCACTTTGGTTGGATGGAAAATGTCAGGTGACCCTTTCCCTATTTGCTTTTAACCAAGTAAGGGTCATAGGCTACCACCTtcattttttctgaaaatagTTTGGTTTGTAATCTCCACACCAGTGCCCATTGATTTCCACCACTTATGGGTTCTCTCTCACGCCCAGGAACACGGCTCTGAACTATACAAATTAATTGAAATTTATGCCATCTTATTTTTCTTTGCAGCACTTTTATACACCCCTCAGATATGTTCGCGAATAAGGATGGCTGTATGTTGCAATATCAGCGAACCATGTGAGATTAAAAATAGCCATAAAACAACATCCTTGACTTCCGTTGGTCACGCTAATGAGCCGGGTTCACGTCCCCACGTAGAcgcaagcccatttctggtgtcctccgccgtacTATTGCtgtattattgctaaaagcggcgtaaaaccatactcactcactctcttaacTTCCGTTGAGTAATATACATGGTTCTATGTGTCTTATTCAACTTTATCTCATAGACATGTCTGTGCTTCCTCTTCCACCAGGCCTCATAGTCATGTCTGTGCTTCTGTCTGTGCTTCCTCTTCCACCAGGCCTAATAGTCATGTCTGTGCTTCCTCTTCCCCCAGGAGAACTATGGTCTACGCATTCTCAACTTCTCCATGAACGGACTTGGACTTGCCGGAGCAGAGGCAATGGGGAAGGCGCTGAAGGCCAATAGGACACTGCTTGACCTTGACATTAGTTT
Proteins encoded:
- the LOC137294652 gene encoding leucine-rich repeat-containing protein 74A-like, whose amino-acid sequence is MEDDSDSQKTLESVATSPTPVASDVGSRLEHGSRSIRDPASASEMSWADDPDLGMATDDPDLDMAEDDADFDIAEDNAVSLSSAKSKRTPSQKGSARLARRGMADIEREAEEMRNILITQYGLDMSDEVVCDVSESESESDEEREVDYDTDLDMDMDKWLNADQLRLKDDLTGERRYTAACDAMGVTPATYFVKHITDQEVHMRFHGLGPRGAKAMCVPLRTNSKIEKLDLEGNWIDEAGCGSMAEMLRDNIYITELILSENKIGSTGALSMCEILMKNDTITKLDLSGNDIKDSAAENICQMLKKNTSLRHLFLSHNHFEEEGALHFKEALSYNESLETLDLSWNRFRTRGAIYIAEGVQENYGLRILNFSMNGLGLAGAEAMGKALKANRTLLDLDISFNRIPEEGAGHVAVGLQVNDVLQSLKISSNPLGSDGSLALLVAVDRNDCSCLKYLELLNVWVMDSFIDLKDKLERERNLIVVYGGLKKKLLKLTTLRGVEWERWLANNPMTKIKNYIRDTGYRLIDLFRDFDKDGNMSITKQEFHIGIQSAGIVMTKEQVDELVKRLDKDGNGEVDYGELMEGDREYRQALRAAAAKKKVMVESGGVTEDGDESESSGVPSVIRMLMSERSSTSSSESVAS